The following are encoded in a window of Providencia rettgeri genomic DNA:
- a CDS encoding helix-turn-helix domain-containing protein yields the protein MRNIPLKTVDAVPRDVLAIGTDYLPNVLLDSHVHRRAQFLYGATGLIEVSTDDGEWVIPPDSGVWIPCNTPHETRMLNVSTRSLYIEPSAAPRRGNKCEVLRVSPLLRQLLLEAVDTPIEYDLHGRDGVMIQLILHEIARAEPLPFYAPIPRDEHLAQMCREFLKAPQITSLPQEWAAKLHKSERSFSRFFGAQTGLSFSDWRQQACLLSAITHISAGKSITEVAFDLGYSSVGSFSTMFKKWLGQSPSNFIQRISG from the coding sequence ATGCGAAATATTCCTCTTAAAACCGTTGATGCAGTTCCCCGTGATGTTCTTGCTATCGGGACAGACTATCTACCGAATGTTTTACTGGATTCTCACGTTCACCGTCGTGCACAGTTTTTATATGGCGCGACAGGGTTGATTGAAGTGAGTACAGATGATGGTGAGTGGGTTATCCCCCCAGATAGTGGTGTGTGGATCCCTTGCAATACCCCCCATGAAACACGCATGTTGAATGTCAGCACTCGGAGCTTGTATATCGAACCGAGTGCCGCTCCGCGCAGAGGGAATAAGTGTGAAGTGCTTAGAGTTTCTCCATTGCTTCGCCAGTTGTTACTGGAAGCGGTAGATACGCCGATCGAATATGATCTTCACGGTCGCGATGGTGTAATGATCCAACTGATCTTACACGAAATTGCTCGAGCAGAACCGTTACCATTTTATGCGCCGATCCCACGGGACGAGCACCTAGCCCAAATGTGTCGTGAATTTTTAAAAGCCCCCCAAATCACGTCTCTTCCCCAAGAGTGGGCGGCAAAGCTACACAAAAGTGAGCGTTCTTTCAGTCGGTTTTTCGGGGCTCAAACCGGGTTGTCTTTTTCAGATTGGCGTCAACAAGCGTGTTTACTCAGTGCTATCACCCATATCTCTGCGGGGAAATCGATTACCGAGGTCGCCTTTGACTTGGGTTACAGCAGTGTGGGGTCGTTTTCAACAATGTTTAAAAAGTGGTTGGGGCAAAGCCCATCAAACTTTATTCAACGAATTTCAGGGTAG
- a CDS encoding type II toxin-antitoxin system RelE/ParE family toxin, translated as MRRWGANVAEAYANSLRVTMTDILAPQPSLGRDRSEDLYLGVFSFPVESHIIYYRKAPEGIEVLAVLHHTQDPHSHL; from the coding sequence ATGCGTAGATGGGGGGCTAATGTTGCAGAGGCTTATGCTAACTCATTACGAGTGACAATGACCGATATACTCGCGCCCCAGCCATCTCTTGGTCGTGATCGTAGTGAAGATTTGTATTTGGGTGTTTTCAGTTTCCCTGTTGAAAGCCATATTATTTATTATCGAAAAGCGCCTGAAGGTATTGAGGTGCTGGCAGTATTACATCATACACAAGATCCCCATTCTCATTTATAA
- a CDS encoding DUF1240 domain-containing protein, with the protein MDNNTKNKFNSLFFIVISLLSVFISLSTYIQYLRLEDKITLSLYFTSLIFVSPFTLYLSFIFYRAAKSSSEIKLNNQIFKYLLFIAIIGLLISLVIFLGMKNNLLSKGYIRCTDKSSTMVTTYTIDKKLCEK; encoded by the coding sequence GTGGATAATAATACAAAGAATAAATTTAATTCATTGTTTTTTATTGTAATTTCTTTGTTAAGTGTATTTATTTCTTTATCTACATACATCCAATATTTAAGATTAGAGGACAAAATAACTTTGTCTCTATATTTTACATCATTAATATTTGTCTCCCCATTTACCCTATATTTATCGTTTATTTTTTACCGAGCAGCAAAATCATCAAGTGAAATAAAATTAAATAACCAAATATTCAAATATCTTTTATTTATAGCAATAATAGGGTTATTAATAAGCTTAGTTATTTTTTTAGGCATGAAAAATAACCTTTTATCAAAAGGTTACATTAGGTGCACGGATAAATCGTCAACAATGGTAACCACATATACAATAGATAAAAAATTATGTGAGAAATAA
- a CDS encoding dimethyl sulfoxide reductase anchor subunit family protein: protein MNEWPLLLFTFLMQTSIGLSVMLALFAKKLSANLTGKTHSQFLLWYVFVACAFAGIGLLSSITHLGVPLNAPNSLLNIFSSWLSREVVFTATYFAFLGLTFLWLWFKKELSYLLLGLAVIAGLCDVYAMASIYRYTSMLTWMNDNTYLMFYGTMLTAGAAGYYLLISLLSRFNGGRSTVQIPTRGLWILWAVIGVSLIIRLVYQPTYESYLVHTSYNNESITFPVDSIRAYQGIWSLRITSWIVGMLAVIVLGIGIFRQMRTTSSEVLTSNGQGYLLLGCGCAMVAEFMLRYCFYAIHI, encoded by the coding sequence ATGAACGAATGGCCATTATTGTTATTCACATTTTTAATGCAAACATCCATTGGGTTGAGTGTGATGTTAGCGCTTTTTGCAAAAAAATTATCCGCTAATTTAACAGGCAAAACTCACTCACAGTTTTTGCTGTGGTATGTATTTGTCGCCTGCGCATTTGCGGGGATCGGCTTATTGTCCTCAATCACCCACCTAGGGGTTCCTTTGAATGCGCCGAATTCACTGCTGAATATTTTTTCATCGTGGTTAAGCCGTGAAGTGGTATTCACCGCCACCTATTTTGCTTTTCTTGGGCTAACCTTTTTATGGCTATGGTTTAAAAAAGAGTTGTCTTACTTGTTACTGGGATTGGCGGTTATTGCCGGGCTTTGCGATGTGTATGCCATGGCATCAATCTATCGTTATACATCAATGCTAACTTGGATGAATGATAATACCTACCTGATGTTTTACGGCACCATGCTAACGGCTGGTGCGGCGGGGTATTATTTATTAATCAGTCTATTATCGCGCTTTAATGGGGGGCGTTCTACGGTACAAATCCCCACTCGCGGTCTGTGGATCTTATGGGCAGTTATTGGTGTTAGCTTAATTATTCGTTTGGTTTATCAACCTACTTATGAAAGTTACCTTGTCCATACCAGTTATAATAACGAATCGATAACTTTTCCGGTGGATTCCATCCGCGCTTATCAAGGGATTTGGTCATTACGTATCACAAGCTGGATTGTGGGGATGTTAGCGGTGATCGTTTTAGGGATTGGCATATTCCGACAGATGCGTACAACCTCAAGTGAGGTATTAACCTCAAATGGTCAGGGCTATTTATTACTCGGGTGTGGTTGCGCGATGGTTGCTGAGTTTATGCTGCGTTATTGCTTTTACGCTATTCATATTTAA
- a CDS encoding nucleotidyltransferase domain-containing protein — METNSGSVSVLMKERICSTLKDIEESHHVKILFACESGSRGWGFASRDSDYDVRFIYVHKLDWYLTLDPKRDVIEKPIDDELDISGWELSKALRLMRNSNPALIEWLHSPIVYFKDEDFFAELEELATKFYSPLKSRYHYLSISKRNLHTDFKGKEVKLKKYFYLLRAILALRWIAIHKNMPPMAFSELVAATVTDKLVLAEIKELLEIKSNVDESHYGARRPAIDALVAESIERAERLAFPEPFCRDSHLLDDFFRTVVLKNN; from the coding sequence ATGGAAACCAACAGCGGAAGTGTATCCGTGCTAATGAAAGAACGGATATGCAGTACTCTAAAAGACATAGAAGAAAGTCATCACGTTAAAATTCTTTTTGCTTGTGAATCAGGCAGTCGCGGTTGGGGCTTTGCCTCCCGCGATAGCGACTATGATGTGCGGTTTATCTATGTGCATAAATTAGACTGGTACTTAACTCTCGACCCCAAACGGGATGTAATAGAAAAACCGATAGATGATGAGCTAGATATATCGGGCTGGGAATTATCCAAAGCGTTGAGATTAATGCGCAATTCAAACCCCGCATTAATCGAATGGCTACATTCCCCTATCGTTTATTTTAAAGACGAAGACTTTTTTGCTGAGTTAGAGGAACTTGCCACAAAATTTTATTCACCATTAAAGTCCCGATATCATTATTTATCAATTAGTAAACGCAACTTACATACGGATTTTAAAGGTAAGGAAGTCAAACTGAAAAAGTATTTTTATCTACTTAGAGCGATTTTAGCGTTACGCTGGATAGCAATACATAAAAATATGCCACCGATGGCCTTTTCAGAGTTAGTGGCCGCAACAGTTACCGATAAACTTGTGTTGGCAGAGATTAAAGAGCTGTTAGAAATAAAGTCGAACGTCGATGAAAGCCATTACGGTGCAAGGCGTCCTGCAATAGATGCGTTAGTGGCTGAGAGTATTGAACGTGCTGAGCGTTTGGCATTTCCTGAGCCTTTTTGCCGAGATAGCCATTTATTGGATGATTTTTTTCGTACTGTTGTACTAAAAAATAATTAA
- a CDS encoding type II toxin-antitoxin system Phd/YefM family antitoxin, with amino-acid sequence METISAQVAKNQFGDLLMKVQRAPVEISKHGKRVAVVISADEYDQLMQLKLQSLKAVLAESIAQAERGEFHSIDDVFAPLTGDELDNKA; translated from the coding sequence ATGGAAACTATCTCAGCACAGGTTGCTAAAAATCAATTTGGTGATTTGTTGATGAAAGTTCAACGTGCGCCTGTTGAAATAAGCAAGCACGGTAAACGTGTTGCTGTTGTTATCTCTGCGGACGAATATGATCAGCTTATGCAATTAAAATTACAGAGCCTAAAAGCGGTTTTGGCGGAATCTATTGCACAAGCAGAACGCGGTGAATTTCATAGCATAGATGATGTATTTGCTCCGTTGACTGGGGATGAACTTGATAATAAGGCTTAA
- a CDS encoding DMSO/selenate family reductase complex A subunit: protein MENYNDQNDEQVGLIGSLTRRRFIQGSSALMAVPFIAANAVASTPENADIIPTKTINNEGERVVSTCSSFDCGGKCDIRAHVKEGVVTRISTRPDADLDEEMPIMRACVRGRSYRKFVYHPNRLKYPMKRVGKRGEGRFERISWEEATTLIASNMQRINEQYGPASRFVSLSTGVTGGIFSGANMLRRLFNITGGFLENYHSVSNGNTMAVTPYTYGTSASGSTLDTLEETPLVILWGHNPNETIFGHSNHYFQKMKKNGTKFIVVDPRYSDTVSSLADQWIPILPTTDNAMMDAMMYVIISENRHDQAFIDKYTIGFDEHQMPDGVPENESLVAYLMGKKDGVVKTPEWAEPITKVPADTIRQLAREYASTKPAALMQGWGPQRHICGERSARGATLLATITGNVGVKGGWAAGYGMAVTPDLRKTLAGPSLFENPVKAKINITNWVQACEDKNLVTPDNGLKNAEKLDTEIKMIFSLAGNYMTNQNPDILHAAKVLEDESKVEFIVYSDLYMTPSAKYADILLPETSFLERWNVGGTWGTGNYIILSEKVIEPEFERRSDYEWLCDVAEKLGVGEKFSEGRTEKQWIEHLVNDAHQKRPEDGIPTFDELLVKRRHLLKHKPHIGHVAFEKNIHDIENHPFETPSGKIEIFSKRLYDRNDVDIPALSHYVPAIEGPEDELTSRFPLQLITWKGRNRANSTQFANPWLQEVQRQELWINPIDAKHRHITEDDRVKVYNDRGVTMVPVKITSRIMPGVVALQAGAWWQPDENGIDQGGCANVLTSARSTAMAHGNAHQTLLVEVTKA, encoded by the coding sequence ATGGAAAATTACAATGATCAGAATGATGAGCAAGTCGGACTGATTGGATCGTTAACCCGTCGTCGGTTTATTCAAGGCAGCTCTGCCCTCATGGCTGTCCCATTTATTGCCGCTAATGCGGTTGCATCAACCCCCGAAAACGCCGATATCATCCCAACAAAAACCATTAATAATGAGGGGGAGCGCGTGGTTTCCACTTGCAGTAGTTTTGACTGTGGGGGGAAATGCGATATTCGTGCCCATGTGAAAGAGGGGGTTGTGACACGCATTAGTACGCGACCGGACGCAGATCTCGATGAAGAAATGCCCATCATGCGCGCTTGTGTGCGTGGACGTAGCTATCGAAAATTTGTTTACCACCCTAACCGCCTGAAATACCCAATGAAACGTGTTGGTAAACGTGGAGAAGGGCGCTTTGAGCGGATCAGTTGGGAAGAAGCGACGACGTTGATTGCCAGTAATATGCAACGCATCAACGAACAATATGGCCCAGCATCACGTTTTGTGAGCCTGAGTACTGGGGTTACTGGTGGTATTTTCTCCGGCGCGAATATGCTACGCCGCCTATTTAATATCACAGGCGGTTTTCTGGAAAATTACCACTCAGTGAGTAATGGCAATACCATGGCGGTCACTCCTTATACCTATGGAACGTCAGCCAGTGGAAGCACATTAGACACACTCGAAGAGACGCCATTAGTGATTTTATGGGGGCATAACCCCAATGAAACCATTTTTGGGCATTCGAATCATTATTTCCAGAAAATGAAGAAAAATGGCACCAAATTTATTGTTGTCGATCCGCGCTATTCCGACACCGTATCATCATTAGCTGACCAATGGATCCCGATCTTGCCGACCACGGATAACGCCATGATGGACGCAATGATGTATGTGATCATCAGCGAAAATCGCCATGATCAGGCCTTTATCGATAAATACACTATTGGCTTTGATGAACACCAGATGCCTGACGGTGTGCCTGAAAATGAGTCATTGGTGGCATATTTAATGGGGAAAAAGGATGGTGTCGTGAAGACCCCTGAATGGGCTGAGCCGATAACCAAAGTCCCCGCTGACACTATTCGCCAGCTAGCACGTGAATATGCAAGTACTAAACCTGCCGCACTAATGCAGGGATGGGGACCTCAACGCCATATTTGTGGCGAACGTTCAGCCCGCGGTGCAACGTTGTTAGCCACTATCACCGGTAATGTGGGGGTAAAAGGGGGTTGGGCGGCAGGTTATGGGATGGCTGTCACGCCTGATTTACGTAAAACATTAGCGGGGCCAAGCTTATTCGAAAACCCAGTTAAGGCGAAAATCAACATCACCAATTGGGTGCAAGCCTGTGAGGATAAAAATCTGGTCACCCCAGATAATGGTCTGAAAAATGCAGAAAAACTCGATACTGAGATCAAAATGATTTTCTCATTAGCGGGTAATTATATGACTAACCAAAACCCTGACATTTTACATGCAGCTAAGGTGTTGGAAGATGAAAGCAAGGTCGAGTTTATTGTATACAGCGACCTGTATATGACACCGAGTGCCAAATACGCCGACATTTTGTTGCCGGAAACCAGTTTTTTAGAGCGCTGGAATGTCGGGGGGACTTGGGGAACGGGTAACTACATTATTCTTTCTGAAAAAGTGATTGAACCTGAATTTGAACGTCGTAGTGATTATGAATGGTTGTGTGACGTGGCTGAAAAACTTGGCGTAGGCGAGAAATTTAGCGAAGGTCGCACGGAAAAGCAGTGGATTGAACATTTAGTGAATGATGCACACCAAAAACGCCCTGAGGATGGCATTCCGACCTTTGATGAGTTGCTGGTTAAACGACGTCACTTACTGAAACACAAACCGCATATCGGGCATGTGGCTTTTGAAAAAAATATTCACGACATTGAAAACCACCCGTTTGAAACGCCGTCCGGAAAAATTGAAATTTTCTCTAAGCGGTTGTATGACCGTAACGATGTTGATATTCCTGCATTATCCCATTATGTCCCTGCTATTGAGGGGCCTGAAGACGAATTAACGTCACGTTTCCCATTGCAGCTTATTACTTGGAAAGGTCGTAACCGAGCCAATTCAACGCAATTTGCGAATCCATGGTTGCAGGAAGTCCAGCGTCAAGAGCTGTGGATCAACCCTATTGATGCAAAACACCGTCACATTACTGAGGACGATCGCGTGAAAGTGTATAACGATCGCGGGGTCACGATGGTGCCCGTAAAAATTACCTCGCGGATCATGCCAGGCGTGGTGGCACTGCAAGCTGGTGCATGGTGGCAACCCGATGAAAACGGTATCGACCAAGGTGGGTGCGCCAACGTATTAACCTCGGCGCGTAGCACTGCAATGGCCCATGGAAATGCCCATCAGACATTATTGGTGGAGGTGACAAAAGCATGA
- a CDS encoding RtcB family protein, whose protein sequence is MSNNNFNQIIQESGVPVKMWTNGVPVDPKAVTQLQNTAKMPFIFKHLAVMPDVHVGKGSTIGSVIPTKGAIIPAAVGVDIGCGMIAVRTSLTASDLPDSLQNIRFAIEAAVPHGRTTHRHGRDKGAWHRTPDIVDTHWAHLDEDFKRICDKYPKLRGTNHYNHLGTLGTGNHFIELCLDEQDRVWVMLHSGSRGVGNAIGNLFISLAQKDMQQHIANLPDRDLAYFEEGSVHFNDYMEAVGWAQDFARHNREVMMHRVLEALSREIPKPFTTQQEAVNCHHNYVQKEQHFGEEVLVTRKGAVSARKGQMGIIPGSMGAKSFIVRGLGDEESFCSCSHGAGRVMSRTEAKKRFSINDQKIATAHVECRKDSDVIDEIPMAYKDIDAVMAAQSSLVEIVHTLRQVVCVKG, encoded by the coding sequence ATGAGTAATAATAACTTTAATCAAATAATTCAAGAAAGTGGCGTACCGGTAAAAATGTGGACTAACGGGGTTCCCGTTGACCCGAAAGCAGTAACACAATTACAAAACACCGCAAAAATGCCATTTATTTTTAAACACTTAGCGGTAATGCCAGATGTGCATGTTGGGAAAGGATCAACCATCGGGAGCGTGATCCCAACCAAAGGAGCGATTATTCCTGCGGCGGTTGGGGTGGATATTGGGTGTGGAATGATCGCCGTGCGTACATCCCTAACCGCGTCTGATTTGCCTGATAGCTTGCAAAATATTCGTTTTGCCATTGAAGCAGCGGTACCTCATGGACGAACAACCCATCGACATGGTCGTGATAAAGGGGCTTGGCATCGTACACCGGATATTGTGGACACCCATTGGGCGCATTTAGATGAGGATTTTAAACGTATTTGTGATAAGTACCCTAAATTGCGTGGAACTAACCATTACAACCACTTAGGGACGTTGGGAACTGGAAATCACTTTATTGAATTGTGTTTGGATGAGCAAGACCGCGTGTGGGTAATGTTGCATAGTGGGTCTCGCGGGGTGGGAAATGCGATAGGTAACCTATTTATTTCATTGGCACAAAAAGATATGCAACAGCATATCGCTAATTTGCCAGATAGGGACTTAGCGTACTTTGAAGAAGGCAGCGTGCATTTTAATGACTATATGGAAGCTGTGGGTTGGGCGCAGGATTTCGCCCGCCATAACCGTGAAGTGATGATGCACCGCGTATTGGAAGCGCTTTCCCGTGAAATTCCAAAGCCGTTTACCACACAACAAGAAGCGGTCAATTGCCACCATAACTATGTGCAAAAAGAGCAACATTTTGGTGAGGAAGTTTTAGTAACACGAAAAGGCGCTGTTTCTGCCCGAAAAGGCCAAATGGGGATCATTCCTGGCTCAATGGGAGCAAAAAGCTTTATTGTGCGCGGACTGGGTGATGAAGAGAGCTTTTGTTCTTGTAGCCATGGTGCAGGTCGTGTGATGAGCCGAACTGAAGCCAAGAAACGTTTCTCCATAAATGACCAAAAGATAGCGACTGCACACGTTGAATGCCGAAAAGACAGTGATGTTATTGATGAAATTCCGATGGCGTATAAAGACATTGATGCGGTGATGGCCGCTCAATCATCACTGGTAGAAATTGTTCATACCCTCCGCCAAGTAGTGTGTGTGAAGGGGTAA
- a CDS encoding DMSO/selenate family reductase complex B subunit encodes MSKFHVYPAVSDKQLGFYIDSARCSGCKACQVSCKDKNNLDVGRKFRRVYEVTGGEFIENGTGGLVNNVFAYTLSISCNHCADPMCVKNCPTTAMHKREGDGIVMVNTDKCVGCGTCAWSCPYGAPQMNPETQQMSKCDFCIDLQLKGEQPVCVATCPLGAIQFGPIDELRKRYGELADVRGLPDSSITHPNLVIHPHQGSGRQSQDSQGEAK; translated from the coding sequence ATGAGTAAATTCCACGTTTATCCCGCAGTGAGTGACAAACAACTCGGGTTTTATATTGATTCGGCGCGTTGTTCTGGTTGTAAAGCGTGTCAGGTGTCCTGTAAAGATAAAAACAATCTCGATGTCGGACGAAAATTCCGTCGTGTATACGAAGTGACCGGTGGCGAGTTTATTGAAAACGGCACAGGTGGGCTGGTGAATAATGTCTTTGCTTATACATTATCCATTTCATGCAACCACTGTGCCGACCCAATGTGTGTCAAAAATTGCCCAACAACCGCAATGCATAAACGTGAAGGAGACGGCATTGTGATGGTCAATACGGATAAATGCGTGGGTTGTGGTACCTGTGCGTGGTCTTGCCCATATGGTGCACCGCAAATGAACCCTGAAACACAGCAAATGTCCAAATGCGATTTTTGTATTGATCTGCAACTTAAAGGTGAACAGCCCGTTTGTGTGGCAACGTGCCCGCTAGGGGCTATCCAGTTTGGTCCAATTGACGAGCTCAGAAAGCGTTATGGTGAATTAGCAGATGTGAGGGGATTACCAGACTCTTCGATTACGCATCCTAACCTTGTGATCCATCCACACCAAGGTTCAGGTCGACAATCTCAAGACTCACAAGGAGAAGCCAAATGA
- a CDS encoding DoxX family protein, producing MVNLFNRLLSHEDAGKLLLRFAVGGLMLFHGMSKLLTGASGIKALLASYGLPEFIAYGTILGEVVAPIFIILGILTRPSALLVAFTMVVAWLMIGLDKTFVLDKTGAWAIESIVYFFLSSLALAFMGAGKFSIIKNPCWR from the coding sequence GTGGTCAATCTATTTAATCGGCTATTGTCCCATGAAGATGCGGGGAAATTACTGTTACGCTTTGCTGTGGGCGGGTTGATGCTATTCCACGGAATGAGTAAGTTATTAACGGGAGCCAGTGGTATCAAAGCATTGCTGGCTTCTTATGGCTTGCCTGAATTTATCGCTTACGGCACTATTTTAGGAGAGGTGGTTGCCCCTATTTTTATTATTTTAGGGATTTTAACTCGCCCATCTGCCTTATTAGTGGCATTCACCATGGTGGTTGCATGGTTAATGATTGGGTTAGACAAAACCTTTGTTCTTGATAAAACAGGAGCATGGGCGATTGAAAGCATTGTCTATTTCTTCCTGAGTTCACTTGCGCTGGCATTTATGGGAGCAGGGAAATTTTCGATTATCAAAAACCCGTGTTGGCGATAA
- a CDS encoding molecular chaperone TorD family protein: MIHFSHYAAAFNILGTCYLFSPNDDASHYALSFFKLDDFAAQWPCKISTPLSERISASLKIETATLHTQWTDLFIGPNTLPAPPWGSVYLDPEGVLQGCSTMALSEFLKRERLKIQTRYPEPSDHVGLMLFQAAVLASQVREAALKALLNDHLGNWLPQFSQQLNRTKQSPFYNALTELTLVTVRSLI, encoded by the coding sequence ATGATCCATTTTTCACATTACGCAGCGGCATTTAATATTTTGGGTACTTGCTATCTGTTTTCACCCAATGATGATGCCAGTCACTATGCATTAAGCTTTTTTAAACTAGATGATTTTGCTGCTCAGTGGCCCTGTAAAATCAGTACGCCGCTTAGTGAACGCATTTCGGCGTCGCTAAAAATAGAAACGGCAACACTGCATACTCAGTGGACAGATTTATTTATTGGTCCCAATACATTACCCGCCCCACCATGGGGCTCGGTATACCTTGACCCGGAAGGCGTATTGCAAGGCTGTTCTACGATGGCATTGAGTGAGTTTTTAAAACGGGAGCGTTTAAAAATTCAGACGCGTTATCCAGAGCCATCAGACCATGTTGGCTTAATGTTATTTCAAGCGGCGGTTTTAGCTTCACAAGTTAGAGAGGCGGCATTAAAAGCGTTGTTGAATGACCATCTGGGGAATTGGTTACCACAATTTTCTCAGCAATTAAATCGAACAAAGCAGAGCCCTTTTTATAATGCGCTAACGGAATTAACCTTGGTGACTGTCAGGTCACTAATATAG